In the genome of Paenibacillus sp. FSL R5-0766, one region contains:
- a CDS encoding endolytic transglycosylase MltG: MDKRSLWIGLGSGMIIGAVLLQLATVGQNALSDSNLDSEQTANITKEKLETAAKSLDMKVVGSEEELYTEAEWVEKKKQESSELQGETATPPETVTSTETPAEPEKPQEPAASEGEGQKEITEPKTTEPVTPSNPKGATVSFKVRSGNSLAIVAANLKTAGIVDDAQAFIKAGKAERINTKIQVGTYALEKGESFKSIIAKITKEPSN; this comes from the coding sequence ATGGACAAGCGATCCTTATGGATTGGTCTGGGGAGCGGCATGATTATTGGTGCGGTTTTGCTTCAACTGGCCACAGTTGGACAAAATGCATTGTCGGATAGTAATCTGGACTCCGAGCAGACTGCCAATATAACCAAAGAAAAACTTGAAACAGCCGCAAAAAGCCTGGATATGAAGGTGGTCGGTTCTGAAGAGGAATTGTACACAGAAGCGGAGTGGGTAGAGAAGAAAAAGCAGGAAAGCAGTGAGTTGCAAGGGGAAACAGCAACACCGCCTGAGACAGTAACCTCTACGGAAACACCCGCAGAGCCTGAGAAGCCACAAGAGCCTGCTGCAAGTGAAGGTGAAGGGCAAAAAGAGATAACTGAGCCGAAGACAACAGAACCTGTAACGCCGAGCAATCCGAAAGGCGCAACAGTATCATTCAAGGTACGTTCAGGCAATAGTCTGGCGATCGTTGCAGCAAACCTAAAAACCGCGGGAATCGTAGATGATGCTCAAGCGTTCATCAAGGCTGGCAAAGCTGAGCGAATCAATACGAAAATCCAAGTGGGCACCTATGCGCTTGAAAAAGGCGAAAGTTTCAAATCCATTATCGCAAAAATTACGAAAGAACCGTCAAACTGA
- the rpsB gene encoding 30S ribosomal protein S2: MAVISMKQLLEAGVHFGHQTRRWNPKMDRYIFTERNGIYIIDLQKTVKKVEEAYNFVKGIAGENGKILFVGTKKQAQDSVKEEAERAGQFYINQRWLGGTLTNFQTIQKRIDRLKQLEAWEEDGTFAVLPKKEVILLRKEKDRLEKFLGGIKNMKGLPSALFIIDPRKERIAVAEARKLGIPIVGIVDTNCDPDEIDYVIPGNDDAIRAVKLLTGKMADAVIEANQGEETSA; encoded by the coding sequence ATGGCAGTAATCTCCATGAAGCAGCTTCTCGAAGCTGGGGTACACTTCGGTCACCAGACTCGTCGTTGGAACCCAAAAATGGATCGTTATATCTTCACTGAAAGAAACGGAATTTATATCATCGACTTGCAAAAGACGGTGAAAAAAGTCGAAGAGGCTTACAACTTCGTTAAAGGAATCGCAGGAGAGAATGGTAAAATTCTTTTCGTGGGTACTAAGAAACAAGCTCAAGATTCCGTTAAAGAAGAAGCTGAACGTGCTGGTCAATTCTACATTAACCAACGCTGGCTTGGCGGTACCCTGACTAACTTCCAAACGATTCAAAAACGTATTGATCGTTTGAAACAGTTGGAAGCTTGGGAAGAAGACGGTACATTCGCTGTATTGCCTAAAAAAGAAGTTATCTTGCTTCGCAAAGAAAAAGATCGTCTGGAGAAATTCTTGGGCGGTATTAAAAATATGAAAGGCCTGCCAAGCGCCCTGTTCATCATCGATCCACGCAAAGAGCGTATCGCTGTTGCGGAAGCTCGCAAATTGGGTATCCCAATTGTAGGTATCGTTGATACTAACTGCGATCCGGACGAGATCGATTATGTTATCCCAGGTAATGACGACGCGATCCGCGCTGTTAAATTGCTGACAGGTAAAATGGCTGACGCAGTAATCGAAGCTAACCAAGGCGAAGAAACTTCCGCTTAA
- the tsf gene encoding translation elongation factor Ts: protein MAVNASAVKELRERTGAGMLDCKKALEEANGDVTKAAELLREKGLSAAASKAGRAATEGVVESYIHAGGRIGVLVEVNCETDFVGKTDQFKDFVKDVAMQIAAANPKFVTREEVPADELEKEKEILKAQALNEGKPEKIIEKMVEGRIGKYYEEYCLLEQTFVKDPDKTISQLLNEKISQIGENISIRRFVRYELGEGLEKKVDNFVEEVMSQVNK, encoded by the coding sequence ATGGCAGTTAATGCGAGTGCGGTAAAAGAACTTCGCGAAAGAACGGGCGCTGGTATGCTCGATTGCAAAAAAGCACTGGAAGAAGCAAACGGTGATGTAACAAAAGCAGCTGAATTGTTGCGTGAGAAAGGTCTTTCTGCTGCAGCAAGCAAAGCAGGCCGTGCAGCAACTGAAGGCGTTGTAGAATCTTACATTCACGCTGGTGGACGTATTGGTGTCTTGGTTGAAGTTAACTGTGAAACTGACTTCGTTGGTAAAACGGATCAATTTAAGGATTTCGTTAAAGATGTAGCTATGCAAATCGCTGCAGCTAATCCTAAATTCGTTACACGCGAAGAAGTTCCTGCAGATGAGCTGGAAAAAGAAAAAGAAATCCTGAAAGCTCAAGCTCTTAACGAAGGCAAACCAGAGAAAATCATTGAAAAAATGGTTGAAGGCCGTATCGGTAAATACTACGAAGAGTACTGCCTGCTGGAACAAACTTTTGTTAAAGATCCAGACAAAACGATCTCTCAATTGCTGAACGAAAAAATCAGCCAAATTGGGGAAAACATCTCCATCCGTCGTTTCGTTCGTTATGAACTGGGTGAAGGTCTTGAGAAAAAAGTAGACAACTTCGTAGAAGAAGTAATGTCCCAAGTAAACAAATAA
- the pyrH gene encoding UMP kinase, which translates to MEQPVFKRVVLKVSGESLSGQNGYGIDADTISSIAQQVKEVVALGVQVAIVCGGGNIWRGIAGSEKGIDRATADYMGMLATVMNSLALQDALEQIEVPTRVQTSIAMQQIAEPYIRRRAIRHLEKGRVVIFAAGTGNPFFSTDTTAALRAAEIEAEVILMAKNKVDGVYSADPFKDSTAVKFDQLTYMDILNKDLGVMDSTASSLCKDNNIPLIVFAITEQGNIKRVVLGERIGTIVKGSVD; encoded by the coding sequence TTGGAACAGCCAGTATTTAAACGTGTTGTCTTAAAGGTCAGCGGAGAGTCTCTTTCCGGTCAAAACGGCTACGGTATTGATGCAGATACGATCTCGTCGATTGCCCAACAGGTAAAAGAGGTTGTTGCACTTGGTGTACAGGTTGCTATTGTTTGTGGCGGCGGAAACATCTGGCGTGGAATTGCCGGTAGCGAAAAAGGCATCGATCGTGCAACTGCCGATTATATGGGTATGCTGGCGACAGTGATGAACTCGCTGGCACTGCAGGATGCTTTGGAACAGATTGAAGTGCCTACGCGTGTACAGACATCTATTGCAATGCAACAGATTGCAGAGCCTTATATTCGTCGTAGAGCTATTCGCCATCTGGAGAAAGGCCGGGTCGTTATTTTTGCAGCAGGTACAGGTAACCCGTTCTTTTCCACGGATACAACAGCAGCACTGCGCGCAGCGGAGATTGAAGCAGAAGTTATCTTGATGGCCAAAAATAAAGTTGATGGTGTATACTCAGCAGATCCGTTTAAGGACAGTACAGCTGTGAAATTTGATCAGTTGACTTACATGGATATTCTTAACAAAGACCTTGGTGTAATGGATTCGACGGCATCCTCGCTTTGTAAGGACAACAACATCCCGTTGATCGTATTTGCCATTACGGAACAAGGTAACATCAAACGTGTTGTTCTGGGCGAACGTATCGGAACAATCGTTAAAGGGAGTGTAGATTAA
- the frr gene encoding ribosome recycling factor, whose amino-acid sequence MPQAVKQHAEERMEKAIQALRRDLATLRAGRATPALLDRIQVEYYGAMTPLNQLANISTPDSRTLMIQPWDKSSMGDIERAIMKSDLGLTPANDGSMIRLSIPALTEERRAELVKLTKKFGEEGKVAIRNIRRDANDDIKKMEKSDISEDESRRHQDDIQKSTDKFIAEVDKVLAAKEKEIMEV is encoded by the coding sequence ATGCCACAAGCGGTTAAACAACATGCCGAAGAGCGTATGGAAAAAGCTATTCAAGCATTGCGTCGTGACTTGGCTACTTTGCGTGCAGGCCGTGCAACTCCAGCTCTTCTGGACCGAATCCAGGTAGAGTATTATGGAGCAATGACGCCATTGAATCAACTCGCTAATATCAGTACTCCGGATTCCCGTACACTGATGATTCAGCCTTGGGACAAATCCTCCATGGGTGACATCGAGCGTGCCATCATGAAATCGGATCTGGGTCTTACTCCAGCCAATGATGGTAGCATGATTCGTTTGTCTATTCCGGCATTGACGGAAGAACGTAGAGCGGAACTTGTTAAGCTGACGAAGAAGTTCGGTGAAGAAGGTAAAGTAGCGATTCGTAACATTCGCCGTGACGCGAATGATGACATCAAGAAAATGGAAAAGTCAGATATTTCCGAGGATGAATCCCGGAGACATCAGGACGATATCCAAAAATCGACCGACAAATTTATTGCTGAAGTCGATAAGGTACTCGCTGCCAAAGAAAAAGAAATCATGGAAGTGTAA
- a CDS encoding isoprenyl transferase: MIKRVRSWWNGADKQETLTISEDNIPQHVAIIMDGNGRWAKRLGLPRIAGHQNGMKAVKRATIAADELGIKYLTMYAFSTENWTRPKEEVDFLMRLPQEFLAIELDELIEKNVRIRMMGQEEHLPSHTINALREAIRLTEHNTGLVLNFAMNYGSRREMTDCVKQIALQVKSGELSAEDITPELIDRHMLTVDMPDPDLLIRTSGELRLSNFMLWQLAYSELWFTDIYWPEFGKKHLLEAVAEYQRRTRRYGGLK, from the coding sequence ATGATCAAACGGGTTCGGTCGTGGTGGAATGGGGCTGACAAGCAGGAAACGCTGACTATATCCGAGGACAATATCCCGCAGCACGTCGCCATCATCATGGACGGCAATGGACGATGGGCCAAACGTTTGGGACTCCCGCGTATAGCCGGGCACCAAAATGGCATGAAGGCGGTCAAACGTGCGACCATCGCGGCGGATGAACTGGGCATCAAATATCTGACGATGTACGCTTTTTCGACAGAAAACTGGACGCGTCCAAAAGAAGAAGTGGATTTTCTGATGCGACTTCCGCAAGAATTTCTAGCCATAGAGCTGGATGAACTTATAGAAAAAAATGTGCGCATTCGCATGATGGGTCAAGAGGAACATTTACCTTCTCATACCATTAATGCCTTGCGGGAAGCCATTCGTCTTACGGAACATAATACAGGTCTCGTTTTAAACTTTGCAATGAACTATGGAAGTCGTCGTGAAATGACGGACTGTGTTAAACAGATCGCTCTGCAGGTGAAATCGGGGGAACTATCGGCAGAAGACATAACACCTGAACTCATTGATAGACATATGCTGACGGTTGACATGCCCGATCCGGATCTGCTGATCCGGACGAGCGGAGAGTTGAGATTAAGCAACTTTATGCTCTGGCAGCTTGCATATAGTGAATTATGGTTTACGGATATATACTGGCCCGAATTTGGCAAAAAGCATTTGCTTGAAGCAGTAGCCGAATATCAGCGCAGAACAAGGCGTTACGGCGGTTTGAAATAG
- a CDS encoding phosphatidate cytidylyltransferase has protein sequence MKQRLTTGIIAGVLFLGFCMLGGPWYHGLVLLMALIGYYEFVKMTGVMPFSGVALIGYAGVFAIVFPWEMLWEARPLSLFQVIWIVMLVLMTASVVTKNKLPVNTVAMLFLGVLYIGIGFYYIAESRHLHHGLFWTFLLLGSIWASDAGAYFVGKLIGKNKLWPSISPNKTIEGALGGIVIAIVTSVIFALVSDGLLSWQRAIVIGIACAVVGQMGDLIQSAYKRVYNIKDSGSLLPGHGGILDRCDSWIVVFPFVHILMLLPY, from the coding sequence TTGAAACAGCGATTAACGACAGGAATCATAGCAGGTGTGTTGTTTTTAGGTTTTTGCATGCTGGGCGGACCCTGGTACCATGGTTTGGTATTGCTTATGGCTCTCATCGGTTATTATGAATTTGTGAAAATGACCGGGGTGATGCCTTTTTCAGGTGTGGCCCTGATTGGATATGCTGGTGTTTTTGCCATTGTGTTTCCTTGGGAAATGCTTTGGGAGGCAAGACCGCTATCCTTATTCCAGGTCATCTGGATTGTAATGCTTGTACTGATGACAGCTTCGGTTGTCACCAAAAATAAGCTTCCCGTGAATACAGTGGCGATGCTTTTCCTCGGCGTGTTGTATATAGGGATCGGTTTCTATTACATTGCAGAATCCAGACATCTGCATCATGGATTGTTCTGGACGTTCCTGTTGCTGGGCTCCATATGGGCCAGTGATGCAGGAGCTTATTTTGTAGGGAAACTAATTGGTAAAAACAAACTGTGGCCTTCCATCAGTCCAAACAAGACCATAGAGGGTGCACTGGGTGGCATCGTAATTGCAATTGTTACTTCTGTTATTTTTGCATTAGTATCAGATGGTTTGCTTTCGTGGCAGAGAGCGATTGTGATTGGAATTGCCTGTGCAGTTGTAGGTCAGATGGGTGACTTGATCCAGTCTGCATACAAACGTGTATATAATATCAAGGATTCAGGCAGTCTTCTCCCAGGGCATGGAGGCATTCTTGATCGGTGCGACAGCTGGATTGTTGTTTTTCCATTCGTACATATACTAATGCTATTGCCCTACTAA
- a CDS encoding 1-deoxy-D-xylulose-5-phosphate reductoisomerase, which yields MKKIAILGSTGSIGTQTLDVVDMHPELFQVEGLAAGGNTDLLIEQTKRYRPKKVSVGSKELAEKVAPHLPAGTQLFYGNEGLVEVAAGTDAHTVVTAVVGSVGLESTLAAIDAGKQIGLANKETLVTAGHIVTTRAAAKGVSLLPVDSEHSAIFQCLNGENRERLTGITLTASGGSFRDLTREQLKNVTIEDALKHPNWSMGSKITIDSATMVNKGLEVIEAHWLFGLRYDQINVLLHPESVIHSYVEFDDTSIIAQLGNPDMRVPIQYALTYPDRLPSPAQRLSLAQAGKLHFREMDMERFPCLRMAYECGKMGGTATTAFNAANEVAVARFLRKEISFLKIEDIIASVLEAHHNVDEPDLQEIARCDQESRKLAASL from the coding sequence ATGAAAAAAATTGCGATTCTCGGGTCAACCGGTTCCATTGGAACCCAGACACTGGATGTAGTTGACATGCATCCTGAACTCTTTCAAGTGGAGGGACTGGCTGCCGGAGGCAATACAGACCTGCTGATCGAACAAACCAAACGTTACCGGCCGAAGAAGGTATCGGTGGGGTCCAAAGAATTGGCGGAGAAGGTAGCTCCACATTTGCCAGCAGGAACGCAACTATTTTATGGCAATGAAGGACTCGTAGAAGTTGCGGCAGGAACCGATGCGCATACGGTTGTTACAGCGGTGGTGGGCAGTGTTGGATTGGAGTCAACGCTTGCTGCCATAGACGCAGGCAAACAGATCGGACTGGCCAACAAGGAGACATTGGTTACAGCGGGGCATATCGTTACGACAAGAGCGGCTGCCAAAGGAGTCTCTTTACTGCCCGTTGATAGTGAGCACTCTGCGATATTCCAATGCTTGAATGGTGAAAACAGAGAACGCCTGACAGGCATCACGCTCACCGCTTCAGGCGGATCATTCCGTGATCTTACCCGTGAACAGTTGAAGAACGTGACTATAGAGGATGCACTTAAACATCCAAATTGGTCAATGGGCTCCAAAATCACGATAGACTCGGCAACGATGGTTAACAAAGGGCTTGAGGTCATTGAAGCACATTGGTTATTTGGTCTTCGATATGATCAGATTAATGTATTGCTTCACCCAGAGAGTGTTATTCATTCATATGTGGAATTTGATGACACCAGCATCATCGCACAACTGGGGAATCCGGATATGCGAGTTCCCATTCAATATGCACTGACTTACCCTGACCGCTTGCCATCACCAGCACAGCGTCTGTCTCTTGCTCAGGCTGGGAAATTACATTTCCGTGAGATGGATATGGAACGGTTCCCGTGTTTAAGAATGGCGTATGAGTGTGGTAAAATGGGAGGAACCGCAACAACGGCGTTTAATGCAGCCAACGAGGTTGCTGTAGCCCGTTTCTTGCGTAAAGAGATTTCATTCCTTAAAATAGAAGATATTATTGCTTCTGTGCTGGAAGCACACCACAATGTGGACGAGCCTGATCTGCAGGAGATCGCGCGTTGTGATCAGGAGAGCCGTAAGCTTGCGGCCAGTCTGTAA
- the rseP gene encoding RIP metalloprotease RseP — METIQVVFLTVLMFFVIVTVHEWGHYYFAKRAGILVREFAIGFGPKLFSYKRNETQFTLRLLPFGGYARMAGEDPELVEIQEGQTIAVRSADDQVKMIYLDQLDNRKNVIRGEVISIDMENALKLQLDVDGEIQEYRIHPQAMLVSRGKQTQIAPKDRQFGSKTVGQRALAIFAGPLMNFILAFVLFAVYAQMAGVPVENPKNLQIGEVLEGGAADQANLQKGDIIETINGTAIGTDSQKMVSMIADSKDKPMEWTLRRGSDTFNITITPRAVEGQEGGKVGIVPTLPTRSVGFVETFKVSGVAMVDTTKIIFEGFKHLINQFNMDDIGGPVRTFEVTGQIAKQGIEQLTRWAAILSLYLGIFNLLPIPALDGSRLVFLGIEALRGRPVDPNREGMVHFIGFAMLFVLMLAVTYNDILRLING, encoded by the coding sequence TTGGAAACCATACAAGTGGTATTTCTAACGGTGCTCATGTTCTTTGTCATCGTGACGGTTCATGAATGGGGGCATTATTATTTTGCCAAACGCGCCGGTATTCTTGTACGGGAGTTTGCGATCGGTTTTGGTCCCAAATTGTTCTCATATAAAAGAAACGAGACCCAGTTTACATTGCGTTTGTTGCCTTTTGGTGGATATGCACGAATGGCAGGGGAAGATCCGGAACTGGTAGAGATCCAGGAAGGACAGACCATCGCGGTAAGATCAGCGGATGACCAGGTGAAGATGATCTATCTGGATCAGTTGGATAACCGTAAAAATGTAATACGTGGTGAAGTCATCTCCATTGATATGGAGAACGCCCTGAAGCTTCAACTGGATGTAGATGGTGAGATTCAGGAGTATCGTATTCATCCTCAAGCAATGTTGGTAAGTCGTGGTAAACAAACGCAGATTGCACCGAAAGATCGTCAATTCGGCAGCAAAACCGTTGGACAGCGTGCATTAGCTATTTTTGCGGGCCCACTCATGAACTTTATCTTGGCCTTTGTGCTGTTTGCTGTATATGCGCAGATGGCAGGAGTTCCGGTGGAAAATCCAAAAAATCTTCAAATTGGTGAAGTGCTTGAAGGTGGGGCAGCCGATCAGGCGAACCTGCAAAAGGGCGATATTATCGAAACCATCAATGGTACTGCAATTGGTACGGATTCACAAAAAATGGTGTCGATGATTGCCGATTCCAAAGACAAGCCGATGGAATGGACGCTGCGCCGGGGTTCGGATACGTTTAATATAACGATTACTCCACGTGCTGTAGAAGGACAAGAGGGCGGTAAAGTGGGAATCGTACCTACGTTACCAACCCGATCTGTTGGATTTGTAGAGACATTTAAAGTCTCAGGCGTGGCCATGGTTGATACAACCAAAATAATATTTGAAGGTTTCAAACATCTGATCAATCAATTCAACATGGATGATATTGGTGGTCCAGTTCGTACATTTGAAGTGACAGGACAAATTGCTAAACAAGGGATTGAGCAGTTAACGAGATGGGCAGCGATTTTGAGTCTATATCTTGGGATATTTAACCTGCTACCAATACCTGCACTGGACGGTAGCCGTCTGGTATTTTTGGGAATTGAAGCGCTGCGCGGCAGACCTGTTGATCCCAATCGCGAAGGCATGGTGCATTTCATCGGATTTGCGATGTTGTTTGTGTTGATGCTGGCAGTAACTTACAATGATATATTACGTTTAATTAACGGATAA
- the proS gene encoding proline--tRNA ligase: MSKENDKQFVTEITPQGEDFSRWYIDVIKKADLMDYAPVRGCIVFKPDGFEIWEHIKDELDRRFRETGHRNAYFPMFIPESFFQKEKEHVEGFNPELPWVTEAGGEKLEERLAIRPTSETIIGHMYSKWIQSYRDLPVLINQWANVVRWEKRTLPFLRTSEFLWQEGHTAHETEEEAREETMKMLEIYREVVEEYLAIPVIVGQKTKSEKFAGAVDTYSIEAMMKDGRAVQAGTSHYMGTNFAKAFEIQYLSRNNVLELAYTTSWGVSTRLIGALIMVHGDDRGLVLPPKVAPTQVVMIPIGPPKTRDAVVGRADELFTELKKAGVRVKMDDRSDVRPGWKFNEYEMRGVPIRLEIGPRDMENGVCVLVSRITGEKKVVEQANLVEEIQAMLTQIQADMLERARTFMSDNFYSVDTLDEMKELMENKRGFTLAGWCGSETCEDKVREVTGATSRNIPFKPAEEKHTCLACGEQAEHTVVFARAY; encoded by the coding sequence ATGTCAAAGGAAAATGATAAACAGTTCGTGACTGAAATCACACCACAGGGTGAGGATTTCTCACGCTGGTACATTGATGTTATCAAAAAAGCTGATCTCATGGACTATGCACCCGTACGCGGTTGTATTGTGTTTAAACCAGACGGATTTGAAATCTGGGAACATATTAAGGATGAGTTGGATCGTCGTTTCCGGGAAACGGGTCATCGCAATGCCTACTTCCCGATGTTCATTCCTGAGAGCTTCTTTCAAAAGGAAAAAGAGCACGTGGAAGGTTTTAACCCTGAATTACCATGGGTTACGGAAGCTGGCGGAGAGAAGCTGGAAGAACGTCTGGCAATCCGTCCTACATCCGAAACGATTATCGGTCACATGTATTCCAAGTGGATTCAGTCTTATCGGGATCTTCCGGTACTGATCAACCAGTGGGCTAACGTAGTTCGTTGGGAAAAAAGAACGTTGCCTTTCCTTCGCACTAGTGAGTTCCTGTGGCAGGAAGGTCATACAGCGCATGAGACAGAAGAAGAAGCACGTGAAGAAACGATGAAAATGCTTGAGATTTATCGTGAAGTGGTTGAGGAATACTTGGCTATTCCTGTAATTGTGGGTCAGAAAACCAAGTCCGAGAAGTTTGCGGGTGCGGTGGATACGTACTCGATCGAAGCCATGATGAAGGATGGACGTGCTGTACAAGCGGGTACATCTCACTATATGGGGACGAACTTTGCAAAAGCATTTGAAATCCAGTATCTTAGCCGCAATAATGTGCTGGAGCTGGCTTACACTACTTCATGGGGAGTAAGCACACGTTTGATCGGTGCATTAATTATGGTTCACGGTGATGACCGTGGTCTCGTACTTCCTCCTAAAGTAGCACCAACACAAGTGGTCATGATTCCAATTGGGCCTCCGAAAACGCGTGATGCTGTTGTTGGGCGTGCAGATGAGTTGTTCACTGAGTTGAAAAAAGCTGGAGTTCGTGTGAAAATGGATGATCGCAGCGATGTTCGCCCAGGTTGGAAGTTCAATGAATACGAGATGCGCGGTGTTCCGATTCGTCTGGAGATTGGTCCACGTGATATGGAAAATGGCGTTTGTGTACTCGTATCACGGATCACAGGTGAGAAGAAAGTGGTAGAACAAGCGAACCTGGTAGAAGAGATCCAGGCTATGCTGACACAGATTCAGGCAGATATGTTAGAGCGTGCTCGCACATTTATGTCGGATAACTTCTACTCCGTGGATACACTCGATGAGATGAAAGAACTGATGGAAAATAAACGCGGGTTTACACTGGCTGGATGGTGCGGTTCAGAAACTTGCGAAGATAAAGTAAGAGAAGTCACAGGTGCAACAAGCCGGAACATCCCGTTCAAGCCTGCGGAAGAAAAGCATACGTGCCTGGCTTGTGGTGAACAGGCAGAACACACGGTTGTGTTTGCAAGAGCATACTAA